The Chrysiogenia bacterium genome includes a window with the following:
- the iscX gene encoding Fe-S cluster assembly protein IscX, translated as MDPDEITWTDVEEIGIRLYEKMPEKDPLSVRFTDLHNWVMELDGFVGDSKKSNEKILEAIQMAWLEEYRDNQ; from the coding sequence ATGGACCCGGATGAAATTACCTGGACCGACGTCGAAGAGATCGGCATTCGTCTCTACGAGAAAATGCCGGAGAAGGACCCGCTGAGCGTCCGCTTTACCGACCTGCACAATTGGGTGATGGAACTCGATGGATTCGTGGGTGACTCCAAGAAGTCCAACGAGAAAATTCTCGAGGCCATTCAGATGGCCTGGCTCGAAGAGTATCGCGACAACCAGTAG